One Brassica oleracea var. oleracea cultivar TO1000 chromosome C7, BOL, whole genome shotgun sequence genomic window carries:
- the LOC106304471 gene encoding basic leucine zipper 43-like, with amino-acid sequence MQPQTDVFSLQNYLNSSIPSPYPSHFQISSPFPINGQNPNSFYGFQNATNNPQSMGLSSNNSTSDEAEEQQTDKNIINERKQRRMISNRESARRSRMRKQRHLDELWSQVMWLRIENHQLLDKLNNLSESHEKVLQENAQLKEETSDLKQVISDMQIQSPFSCFRDDIIPIE; translated from the coding sequence ATGCAGCCGCAAACCGATGTTTTCAGCCTGCAGAACTACCTAAACTCCTCGATCCCATCTCCATATCCTTCCCATTTCCAGATATCATCTCCATTTCCAATCAACGGTCAAAACCCTAACTCCTTCTACGGATTCCAAAATGCTACAAACAATCCACAATCCATGGGCCTAAGCAGCAACAACTCGACATCAGACGAAGCCGAAGAGCAGCAGACGGACAAGAACATAATCAACGAGCGGAAGCAAAGAAGGATGATATCAAACAGAGAATCGGCAAGGAGATCGCGTATGAGGAAGCAGCGACACCTTGACGAGCTTTGGTCTCAGGTGATGTGGTTGAGGATCGAGAATCATCAGTTACTTGATAAGCTCAACAATCTCTCTGAATCTCACGAGAAAGTTCTTCAAGAGAATGCTCAACTTAAAGAGGAAACATCTGACCTTAAGCAAGTCATCAGTGATATGCAAATTCAAAGCCCTTTCTCTTGCTTCAGAGACGATATAATCCCCATTGAATAG